Part of the Streptomyces sp. NBC_01353 genome, GTGCGCGGGTGACGAGCAGTTCTCCCGCGGGAGTCAGCCGCGCACCCCGATGGTGCCGGACGAGCAGCGCGGCGCCCGCTTCCCGTTCCAGTTTGGCGAGCTGCTGCGAGAGCGCGGGCGGGGTGTAGCCGAGCCGGGCGGCGGCCCGGGTGATCGAGCCGTCCTCGGCGACCGCCACCAGCGCCGCGAGCCGCACCAGATCCTGCATAAAGGATTCCTTTGGCCAGACCCAGAAGATCGTGTCTACACACTAAAGGCTCGCGGCGGGCACGCTGGGGTCATGGACGGACAGCTGATCGCCTTCATCGGGGTCGCGGCGGGCATGGTGGCCATGCCGGGCGCGGACTTCACCGTCGTCGTACGCAGCGCTCTCGCCTCCCGGCGGGCCGGGGTGGCCAGTGCCGTCGGCGTGGCGGGAGGCCTCCTGGTGCACACCGCCCTCGCGGTGGCGGGGCTCGCGGCCCTGCTGATCGCCGTACCGGTGCTCTACCGAGTCCTGCAGATCGCCAGCGGCGCGTACGTCCTCCACCTCGGCGTGCAGGCGTTGCGCGGCGCGATGCGGGCGACGGGGGAGCCGTCGGCCGACACCGCGGGCGAGGCGAAGGTCTCCCGCGCCCTCCGGCAGGGGTTCCTGGCCAATGTGCTGAACCCGAAGGCACCTGTGCTGTTTCTGAGTCTGCTGCCGCAGTTCGTGCCGGACGGTGTCGCGGTCGTGCCGCGCACGCTGCTGCTCGCGTCGATCGTGGTGCTGCTCGCCCTGCTGTGGTTCCCCCTGGTGGCCGTCCTGGTGGACCGCCTGGGCCACTGGCTGCGTCGTCCGCGGACGGCCAGGACCGTACAGGGGGTGACGGGCGGCGCGCTCGCCGCCCTGGGACTGACCCTGCTGTCGGCTCCCCTCGCGGGGAACTGAAGCCGGTGCGTGAGGGTGCGGCGGCGCCACCGCACCCCGTGACGGCATCGTTCAGCCGGTCATGAGGTCAGCCGGTCACTCGGTCATCGGACCCGGCCGTAGGAGACCCTGGACGACCAGATCCGGTCGAGCTTCACCCAGGAGCCCGTCTTCGGCGAGTGCCAGATCTTGTTGTTCCCGGCGTAGATGCCCACGTGGTACACCCGTCCACCCGAGTGGAAGAAGACCAGGTCACCCTTCTGCCGACTGGAGGAGGAGATGTGCCGGGTCTTGTTGTACTGCTGCTGCGCGGTACGGGGCAGCGACTTGCCCGCCTTCTTGTACGAGTAGAGCGTGAGCCCCGAGCAGTCGAACCGGGTGGGGCCGGACGCTCCGTACCTGTAGGGCGATCCCTTCTTGGCCGCCGCGACGCTCAGCGCCTTGCCGGCGTGCGCGGTCGCGGCCTGGGCCTCCGAAGTGACGCCCGGCGCCAGCATCGTGCCGCCGACGGCGGCGAGGGTGAGAGCCGAGACGGCTCCGGCCCGGGACAGCAGGGACGGGACATGAATCTGCGCAGTCATGCGCAACCCTTCGTCAGCCGCCTGTGAAGGATGACCTGTCGGGTTCGGACTGGCGAAGTTGCCCGGCCGCGGCTGCGGCTTCACCCCGAGGAACGGCCCCACTGCTCGGTCGTCCCGTACTGCTCGGGTCCTCCACTCCTGCCGATCCACTCCTGTCGACCAGACATCCGGGACAGCGGCAGGACTCGGCGTCCGCCCGGACCGCCCCGCCGCGGTGGCGGGGGCTTGTCGTCGTGAGGGATCTTGACCCAGATCCAGGGCGAAATCCGAGTTGAAACGGCGTTATGTGAGGCTCCTCACGACTGAACCATTCGGGTGGACAGACATGTTTCGTTATCTTCTGAGGTTTGACCGACGAGCCCCGTACCAGGGAAGAAACGCCTGATTCCGCCAGATGCGTACACCTGATGTGCAACTCACCCCGCACATATGTCGATTCGTCGACTACGCCGAACGGGGGAGGATTTCTTTGGCCGCGATGCCTCGAGTGGACCTCGACACGACACGCGGATATGTCAACTCGCGCGTGTTCCGGGCACGGTGACGCGCTCCGCGCGGCGCTCTCCGTCCAACACCCGCAGTGCGCGGGCCAAAGTCTCCGCGTGCACCTCGGCCTCACCGCGTACGTGCATCACCGTCAGGGCCTCGCGCAGGGCGGTCGCCCGTCCCACCAGGGCCTGAGCCGCTCGCAACGCCCCATAAGTATGCAAGGTTCTGGATGGATTGATTCGTCCCAGGAGATCGACGACTTCGAGATAAGCGTCGACGAACTCGCCCTCGGCGCGCGTCAGCGCGGGCAGCGGCGGCAGCTCGGGAACCATCCCCGGCTCACCTCGCCCCGGCGCCGCCGGACGCCCCACGGTTCTGAATCACATGATCCACCAGGCCGTACGCGGTGGCGGCCTGCGCGTCGAGGATCGTGGTGCGGTCGATGTCGGCGTCGATCCGCTCGCGATCCTGTCCGGTGTGGGTGGCCAGCATCCCGGCCACCATCGCGCGCAGCCGGATCAATTCCCGTGCCTGGATGTCCAGATCGCTGGGCTGCCCCTGCAACGGCTCGTCCATCGTGGGCTGCTGGAGCACGATCCGGGCGCCGGGCAGCGCGAGCCGCTTCCCGGGCGCGCCGGCCGCGAGCAGCATGGCGGCGGTGGACGCGGCCTGGCCGAGGCAGGTGGTCTCCACGTCGCAGGTGACGACCTGCATCGTGTCGTAGATCGCGGACATCGCGGTGAGCGAACCGCCGGGTGAGTTGATGTAGAGCGAGATGTCCCGGTCCGGGTCGGCGTACTCCAGGTGCAGGAGCTGGGCGATGACGTCGTTTGCCGAGGTCTCGTCGATGGGCGTGCCGAGGAAGATGATCCGCTCCTCGAGCAGCTTGGAGTACGGGTCGAGGGTCCGACTGCCGAAGCTGGTGCGCTCGGTGAACTCGGGAAGGACGTAGCGGGCATCCATGGGCGGCCTCCTTGCTTCCTTTAAAATGTACAGGACGTACATTCCGTAAGATGAGGAGCATGGCCTATGAGATTCCGGTGACGCAAGCACGCGCAGAGCTCGCCGACCTGATCAACCGCGTGGTGTACGGCAACGAGCGAGTCGTCGTGACCCGGCACGGCAAGCCGCTCGTGGCGCTGGTCTCCGCCGCTGACCTGGAGAAACTCGAAGCGGGGCAGGAGCCCGCCGAGGAGCAGGTGGTCAGCTCCGTCTCCACCGTCCGGACCTTCGCGTCCGCTCCGGGTGAACAGGGCCGCTTCGGTATCGCGGCCCGCCACCGCGCCCCGGGTACTCCTGACGCATGAGAAAGCCGCGTGCCCCCGTCCGCTACAGCGGGGGCACGCGGCCGTATGGGAAGGCCGTGCGGAAACGGCGTACAAGAAGGTCGTACGGGCGCGGCGGATGTGAAGGCCGTACAGGAACGTCGTGAGCGCGGCGTACGAGAACGTCGTACAGGAACGTCGTACGGGAACGGCGTCAGCCCACCGGCGCCTGTTCCGGGACCGGGGTGGGCGCCTGCGCGCTCGCCGCCCGGTCGCGCCGCCCGCCGAGCAGCAGGGCGGCCGCCAGACCGGCCACCGCCCACACGGCGAGGACCAGCAGTGGACCGCCCGCCCCGCCGCCGTCGAAGAAGGCGACCGAGCGCAGTGCCGAGCCGCCCGCGCCCGGCGGCAGCCACTGACCGAGCGCGCCGGCAGGGGCCGGCAGCAGTTCGGGTGCGCTCGCCACACCCGAGAACGGGTTGCCGACCAGGATCATCAGGAGCGCCCCGAGCCCGAGCCCGGGCTTGCCGAGCAGCGCGGCGAGCCCCGCGAGCGTCGCGCCGATGGCGAGGACGGTCAGCGCGAGGACGCCGGCCTCCGCCCACCAGTCACCGGTGAGCGCCCCGAGCCAGCTGTGGCCGAGCGCGGCGCCGACGATGCCGGCGAGCGCGGCCGCGCCCGTCAGGGCGATGGCCGCCCGGGTGCGGCGCAGGCCGAGGACCGTCACCAGGACGCCGGAGGCCGCGCCGGCCAGGATCAGGGGAAACAGGCTCGCCCCGAACGCGCTGCCGCGCGGATCGCCCGCCGGTGTCGGGACGACGTCGGTCACCTTCATCGGGGTGCCGGCCGGGGCCTGGGCGGTGACGGCCTCGCGCAGCAGTCCGGCGACGACCGGGCTCGCTGCGGAGGCCGTCAGCAGTTCGGGGCCCTGTGGTGTGACGATCACCGCGCCGTATACGGCCCGGTCCTCGATCGCGGCACGGGCTGCGGCTTCGGAGGCGTAGCGGTGGACCTCGAAGGCCCCGTCGTGCTCGGTGAGGCGCTGCTCCAGGGGGGCGGTGGCGGGCCCCGCGACGCCGATCGGCAGGTCGCGCGGGGCGATCCGGGCGGCGGGCCAGGCGAAGGCCGACAGGGCCAGGGCCACGACCACGGGGATCAGCACCAACACCGCGAAGGTCTTGCGGGTGGCGGTGGCAGGCATGACGTACTCGATTCAAAGAGAAGGATCGTTCGTTTTACGCGATGGGCTCACTGTCTCTCCGGGGTGGTCGCTTGTCAAGAATGAATGTTCGTTTTAGATTTCGGTCATGGCTCGCGTCTCCCAGGAACACCTCGACGCCCGTCGCCGTCAGATCCTCGACGGCGCCGC contains:
- a CDS encoding LysE family translocator — translated: MDGQLIAFIGVAAGMVAMPGADFTVVVRSALASRRAGVASAVGVAGGLLVHTALAVAGLAALLIAVPVLYRVLQIASGAYVLHLGVQALRGAMRATGEPSADTAGEAKVSRALRQGFLANVLNPKAPVLFLSLLPQFVPDGVAVVPRTLLLASIVVLLALLWFPLVAVLVDRLGHWLRRPRTARTVQGVTGGALAALGLTLLSAPLAGN
- a CDS encoding C40 family peptidase; the protein is MTAQIHVPSLLSRAGAVSALTLAAVGGTMLAPGVTSEAQAATAHAGKALSVAAAKKGSPYRYGASGPTRFDCSGLTLYSYKKAGKSLPRTAQQQYNKTRHISSSSRQKGDLVFFHSGGRVYHVGIYAGNNKIWHSPKTGSWVKLDRIWSSRVSYGRVR
- a CDS encoding ATP-dependent Clp protease proteolytic subunit gives rise to the protein MDARYVLPEFTERTSFGSRTLDPYSKLLEERIIFLGTPIDETSANDVIAQLLHLEYADPDRDISLYINSPGGSLTAMSAIYDTMQVVTCDVETTCLGQAASTAAMLLAAGAPGKRLALPGARIVLQQPTMDEPLQGQPSDLDIQARELIRLRAMVAGMLATHTGQDRERIDADIDRTTILDAQAATAYGLVDHVIQNRGASGGAGAR
- a CDS encoding type II toxin-antitoxin system prevent-host-death family antitoxin, whose protein sequence is MAYEIPVTQARAELADLINRVVYGNERVVVTRHGKPLVALVSAADLEKLEAGQEPAEEQVVSSVSTVRTFASAPGEQGRFGIAARHRAPGTPDA
- a CDS encoding ABC transporter permease, which translates into the protein MPATATRKTFAVLVLIPVVVALALSAFAWPAARIAPRDLPIGVAGPATAPLEQRLTEHDGAFEVHRYASEAAARAAIEDRAVYGAVIVTPQGPELLTASAASPVVAGLLREAVTAQAPAGTPMKVTDVVPTPAGDPRGSAFGASLFPLILAGAASGVLVTVLGLRRTRAAIALTGAAALAGIVGAALGHSWLGALTGDWWAEAGVLALTVLAIGATLAGLAALLGKPGLGLGALLMILVGNPFSGVASAPELLPAPAGALGQWLPPGAGGSALRSVAFFDGGGAGGPLLVLAVWAVAGLAAALLLGGRRDRAASAQAPTPVPEQAPVG